From one Kiloniellales bacterium genomic stretch:
- the ftsZ gene encoding cell division protein FtsZ encodes MSLNLNVPTSEAQLKPRITVIGVGGAGGNAVNNMIQSNLEGVEFVVANTDAQAIAQSLCSRTLQLGRNITQGLGSGSRPDIGKAAAEEALDEILADLEGAHMVFITAGMGGGTGTGAAPVIARAAREQGILTVGVVTKPFHFEGVHRMRIAESGIQELTQFVDTLIIIPNQNLFRIANEKTTFADAFKMADDVLHAGVRGVTDLMVMPGLINLDFADIRTVMTEMGKAMMGTGEADGDNRAIAAAEAAISNPLLEDVSMKGARGVLINITGGPDLTLFEVDEAANRIRDEVDPEANIIFGSTYDDKMENQMRVSVVATGIDIAEGAKPRPVTLSLVANPAAGGAQAAPAGNAAEGGDQITAQAAAEVPAQPMAQPAAQSIVSEPQPSAAPDQAGEAPLELTEPLVEEVRETAQAVSSEPPAGETFIAPQPMDPGQEASAPMVQANPFAAADVVNAPPAAPPSEAPAVPQAQSAAAQGALAESRTVGDPVSPATRSRAQAILARMSGAARALQAAAQGHDTAESRPAQPKVEAAPQPQVQAQPQVQPQFVARPQATAHEAPKLEARVEEHQPAPSSGEGQPRLTGLDPADRPSNSPVDDDLLDIPAFLRRQAN; translated from the coding sequence ATGTCCTTGAACCTCAACGTTCCAACCAGCGAAGCCCAGTTGAAGCCAAGAATCACCGTCATCGGCGTGGGGGGCGCCGGCGGCAACGCCGTCAACAACATGATCCAGTCCAACCTGGAAGGCGTCGAGTTCGTGGTCGCGAACACCGACGCCCAGGCGATCGCGCAGTCGCTCTGCAGCCGGACCCTGCAGCTCGGCCGCAACATCACCCAAGGGCTGGGCTCCGGCTCGCGCCCGGACATCGGCAAGGCCGCCGCCGAGGAGGCCCTGGACGAGATCCTCGCCGACCTCGAAGGCGCCCACATGGTCTTCATCACCGCCGGAATGGGCGGCGGCACCGGCACCGGCGCGGCGCCCGTCATCGCCCGCGCCGCCCGCGAGCAGGGAATCCTGACCGTCGGCGTGGTGACCAAGCCCTTCCACTTCGAGGGCGTGCACCGCATGCGCATCGCCGAGTCCGGGATCCAGGAGCTGACCCAGTTCGTCGACACCCTGATCATCATCCCGAACCAGAACCTTTTCCGCATCGCCAACGAGAAGACGACCTTCGCGGACGCCTTCAAGATGGCCGACGACGTCCTGCATGCCGGCGTCCGCGGCGTCACCGACCTGATGGTCATGCCGGGCCTGATCAACCTCGACTTCGCCGACATCCGCACGGTCATGACCGAGATGGGCAAGGCCATGATGGGCACCGGCGAGGCCGACGGCGACAACCGCGCCATCGCGGCGGCCGAGGCGGCGATCTCCAACCCGCTGCTCGAGGACGTGTCGATGAAGGGCGCGCGCGGGGTGCTGATCAACATCACCGGCGGCCCCGACCTGACGCTCTTCGAGGTCGACGAAGCGGCCAACCGGATCCGCGACGAGGTCGACCCCGAGGCCAACATCATCTTCGGCTCGACCTACGACGACAAGATGGAGAACCAGATGCGGGTCTCGGTCGTGGCCACCGGCATCGATATCGCCGAGGGTGCCAAGCCGCGTCCGGTCACGCTCAGCCTGGTCGCCAACCCGGCGGCAGGCGGCGCCCAGGCCGCGCCGGCCGGCAACGCCGCCGAAGGCGGCGACCAGATCACGGCGCAAGCCGCCGCCGAGGTGCCGGCCCAACCCATGGCGCAGCCCGCCGCCCAGTCCATCGTCAGCGAGCCGCAGCCCTCGGCGGCTCCGGATCAGGCCGGCGAAGCGCCCCTGGAGCTGACCGAGCCGCTGGTCGAAGAGGTCCGTGAGACCGCGCAAGCGGTATCGAGCGAGCCGCCGGCCGGGGAGACCTTCATCGCGCCCCAGCCCATGGACCCCGGCCAGGAGGCGTCGGCGCCCATGGTCCAGGCCAACCCCTTCGCCGCGGCCGACGTGGTCAACGCCCCGCCGGCCGCGCCGCCGAGCGAAGCGCCCGCCGTACCGCAGGCGCAGAGCGCGGCCGCTCAGGGCGCCCTGGCCGAGAGCCGGACCGTCGGCGATCCCGTGTCTCCGGCGACCCGGAGCCGGGCCCAGGCGATCCTGGCCCGCATGAGCGGCGCCGCCCGCGCGCTGCAAGCCGCCGCCCAGGGCCACGACACGGCCGAGTCCCGCCCGGCACAGCCCAAGGTCGAGGCTGCGCCGCAGCCGCAAGTCCAGGCCCAGCCGCAGGTCCAGCCCCAGTTCGTGGCCCGGCCCCAGGCGACGGCCCACGAAGCCCCGAAGCTCGAAGCGCGGGTCGAGGAACACCAGCCGGCGCCATCCTCGGGCGAGGGCCAGCCCCGTCTGACCGGATTGGACCCGGCCGATCGCCCGTCGAACAGCCCGGTCGACGACGATCTCCTTGATATCCCGGCCTTCCTTCGCCGGCAGGCCAATTAG
- the ftsA gene encoding cell division protein FtsA yields MKRVPGKNSNGLIAALDVGSSKVCCFIAETDGIKHPRVIGIGQQASQGVKAGSIIDMEAAEAAIRSAVYAAEEMASETVNEVAVNLSGGYPASRQVRVEIPIVGQEVGELDLRRALEEGQQATCGRLDPAAAPQLIHSIPVGFTLDGNRGIRNPRGMIGDLLGVDMHLVTARSSSVRNLSTCVERCHLDVGGFVVSPYASGLSVLVEDERELGVTLVDMGGGTTTIAVFLEGQVIFTDSIPVGGSHVTSDVARGLSTTRQQAERLKTLYGHAMAAEVDDREVIEVLPVGEEDSGATQQIARSYLTGIIQPRLEETFELVRSHLEASGLDKLAGRRVVLTGGACQLPGVRDLAALVLDKQVRLGRPLRIQGLAEATSGPAFATCSGLIAYAIAANLPLAAETRTKRGEPDGLMGRLGHWFREHL; encoded by the coding sequence ATGAAGCGGGTGCCCGGCAAGAACAGCAATGGCCTGATCGCCGCGCTCGACGTCGGCTCGAGCAAGGTCTGCTGCTTCATCGCGGAGACCGACGGCATCAAGCATCCGCGGGTCATCGGGATCGGCCAGCAGGCCAGCCAGGGCGTCAAGGCCGGCAGCATCATCGACATGGAGGCCGCCGAGGCGGCCATCCGCAGCGCCGTCTACGCCGCCGAGGAGATGGCCAGCGAGACGGTGAACGAGGTCGCGGTCAACCTCTCGGGCGGCTATCCGGCCTCGCGCCAGGTCCGGGTCGAGATCCCGATCGTTGGACAGGAGGTCGGCGAGCTCGACCTGCGCCGCGCCCTGGAGGAGGGCCAGCAGGCCACCTGCGGCCGGCTCGATCCCGCCGCCGCGCCGCAGCTGATCCATTCGATCCCGGTCGGCTTCACCCTCGACGGCAACCGCGGCATCCGCAACCCGCGGGGCATGATCGGCGACCTGCTGGGCGTCGACATGCATCTGGTCACGGCGCGCAGCAGCTCGGTGCGCAACCTCAGCACCTGCGTCGAGCGCTGCCACCTCGATGTCGGCGGCTTCGTCGTCTCGCCCTACGCCTCGGGCCTCTCGGTCCTGGTCGAGGACGAGCGGGAGCTGGGCGTGACCCTGGTCGACATGGGCGGCGGCACGACGACCATCGCGGTCTTCCTCGAAGGCCAGGTGATCTTCACCGATTCCATCCCGGTCGGCGGCAGCCACGTCACCAGCGACGTCGCCCGCGGCCTTTCGACGACCCGGCAGCAGGCCGAGCGCCTGAAGACGCTCTACGGCCACGCCATGGCAGCCGAGGTCGACGACCGGGAGGTGATCGAGGTACTTCCGGTCGGGGAAGAGGACAGCGGCGCGACCCAGCAGATCGCGCGCTCCTACCTCACCGGCATCATCCAGCCGCGCCTGGAAGAGACCTTCGAGCTCGTGCGCTCGCACCTGGAAGCCAGCGGCCTGGACAAGCTGGCGGGCCGGCGGGTCGTCCTGACCGGCGGCGCCTGCCAGCTGCCCGGCGTCCGCGACCTGGCGGCGCTGGTGCTCGACAAACAGGTTCGTCTCGGCCGCCCGCTCAGGATCCAGGGCCTGGCCGAGGCAACGTCCGGTCCCGCCTTCGCCACCTGCAGCGGGCTGATCGCCTATGCGATCGCCGCGAACCTGCCGCTGGCGGCCGAGACCCGGACGAAACGTGGGGAGCCCGACGGCCTGATGGGCCGCCTGGGTCATTGGTTCCGTGAGCACCTGTGA
- a CDS encoding FtsQ-type POTRA domain-containing protein — translation MRDLSLRVEPRAPSMNRAKARPRKAPLVTRGRLILGAAGLLGLLVLGLAWSGWFARSAERIAAAWLEGTAEAGLAVEEVLLVGRNRTSKQALLDSIGVQRGTPMLAIDPQATKERIEALPWVATAMVERRLPDVLLIEITERQPLALWQNRGRKLVIDRAGEVISAARPERFAALPLVVGQGAPKHTAALLTVLAREPQLRPLVVAAVRVGERRWNLRLRGGIDVRLPEDEVAEAWAELARLQREHGLLQREILAIDLRLSDRMVLRMAPDLAPGRAATGPGKDT, via the coding sequence ATGCGAGACCTGAGCCTGCGCGTGGAGCCCCGCGCCCCGAGCATGAACAGGGCCAAGGCCCGCCCTCGCAAGGCGCCGCTGGTGACGCGCGGGCGCCTGATCCTGGGCGCAGCCGGGCTGCTTGGCCTCTTGGTGCTCGGCCTCGCCTGGTCCGGTTGGTTCGCCCGCAGCGCTGAGCGTATCGCCGCGGCCTGGCTGGAGGGCACGGCGGAAGCCGGACTGGCGGTCGAGGAGGTGCTTCTGGTCGGCCGCAACCGGACCTCCAAGCAGGCGCTGCTCGACAGCATCGGCGTCCAGCGCGGCACGCCCATGCTTGCGATCGACCCGCAGGCGACCAAGGAACGCATCGAAGCCCTGCCTTGGGTCGCAACGGCAATGGTCGAGCGCCGCCTGCCCGATGTCCTGCTGATCGAGATCACCGAGCGCCAGCCCTTGGCACTCTGGCAGAACCGCGGCCGCAAGTTGGTGATCGACCGCGCCGGCGAGGTGATCTCGGCGGCGCGGCCGGAGCGCTTCGCCGCTTTGCCCCTGGTGGTCGGCCAAGGCGCCCCGAAGCACACGGCGGCCCTGCTCACCGTGCTGGCGCGCGAACCGCAGCTTCGGCCCCTGGTGGTCGCCGCGGTGCGGGTCGGCGAGCGGCGCTGGAACCTGCGGCTGCGCGGCGGCATCGACGTGCGGCTGCCCGAGGACGAGGTCGCCGAGGCCTGGGCCGAGCTGGCACGGCTTCAGCGCGAGCACGGCCTGCTGCAGCGGGAGATCCTGGCCATCGACCTGCGCCTGTCCGACCGGATGGTGCTGCGCATGGCGCCCGACCTGGCGCCGGGGCGCGCCGCCACCGGGCCCGGCAAGGACACGTGA
- a CDS encoding D-alanine--D-alanine ligase gives MSRRVAVLYGGISAEREVSLVSGRDCGKALGEAGFAVEMVDVTDDVGALIKALTPAPDAVFNALHGRWGEDGCVQGLLELLHIPYTHSGVMASALAMDKEMAKRVFRANGLRCAESVVASREQILAADVLPRPYVVKPVAEGSSVGVRIVEDGDNEPPLGAEEAWQSGDQIMVERFIPGRELTVSVMGERALAVTELKPKQGFYDYEAKYTEGKTVHEVPARLPEAIYEECLESALEAHRALGCRGVSRADFRYDDTEGGDDKIYLLEVNTQPGMTPLSLVPEQAAHLGIGFPELCAWLVENATCET, from the coding sequence ATGAGCAGGCGCGTCGCAGTCCTCTACGGCGGCATCTCGGCCGAGCGCGAGGTCTCCCTGGTCAGCGGCCGCGACTGCGGCAAGGCCCTTGGCGAGGCCGGCTTCGCGGTCGAGATGGTCGACGTCACCGACGACGTCGGCGCCCTGATCAAGGCGCTGACCCCGGCGCCGGACGCGGTCTTCAACGCCCTGCACGGGCGCTGGGGCGAGGACGGCTGCGTCCAGGGCCTGCTCGAGCTGCTGCACATCCCCTATACCCATTCCGGGGTCATGGCCTCGGCCCTGGCCATGGACAAGGAGATGGCCAAGCGGGTGTTCCGCGCCAACGGGCTGCGCTGCGCCGAGAGCGTCGTCGCCAGCCGCGAGCAGATCCTGGCCGCCGACGTCCTGCCCCGGCCCTACGTGGTCAAGCCGGTGGCCGAGGGCTCCAGCGTCGGCGTGCGCATCGTCGAGGACGGCGACAACGAACCGCCCCTGGGCGCCGAGGAAGCCTGGCAGTCCGGCGATCAGATCATGGTCGAGCGCTTCATCCCGGGCCGCGAGCTGACCGTCTCGGTCATGGGCGAGCGGGCGCTGGCGGTGACCGAGCTGAAGCCCAAGCAGGGCTTCTACGACTACGAGGCCAAGTACACCGAGGGCAAGACGGTCCACGAGGTGCCGGCCAGGCTGCCCGAGGCGATCTACGAGGAGTGCCTGGAAAGCGCGCTCGAGGCGCACCGGGCCCTGGGCTGCCGCGGCGTGAGCCGGGCCGACTTCCGCTACGACGACACCGAAGGCGGCGACGACAAGATCTACCTGCTGGAGGTCAACACCCAGCCGGGCATGACGCCCTTGAGCCTGGTGCCCGAGCAGGCGGCGCATCTCGGCATCGGCTTTCCCGAACTCTGTGCCTGGTTGGTGGAGAACGCGACATGCGAGACCTGA
- the murB gene encoding UDP-N-acetylmuramate dehydrogenase, with product MIAMTKHSKTPLIDRLPSVRGRLTAEAPLAGITWFRVGGTAEVMFRPANRDDLIEFLRQKPRDLPVTVIGVASNLLVRDGGVPGVVLRLGRGFAEIRAEGEEVFAGAGALDFNIATAARIAGTGGLEFLCGVPGTLGGALRMNAGAYGRELKDVLIEAEAVDGYGNLHRLAPEDFGFRYRGSAIPEDWIFLSARLRGEADDPKVIARRMTEIQTARAESQPVRTRTGGSTFKNPEGAKAWELIDNAGCRGLKRGGAMVSEKHCNFLINTGNATAADIEALGEEVRRRVRDDSGIELQWEIRRIGIAGDGDRGEAA from the coding sequence ATGATCGCCATGACGAAGCACAGCAAGACTCCCCTGATCGACCGACTGCCAAGTGTAAGGGGCCGCCTGACGGCCGAGGCGCCCCTGGCCGGCATCACCTGGTTCCGCGTCGGCGGCACCGCCGAGGTCATGTTCCGGCCGGCCAACCGCGACGACCTGATCGAGTTCCTGCGCCAGAAGCCGCGCGACCTGCCGGTCACGGTGATCGGGGTCGCCTCCAACCTGCTGGTTCGCGACGGCGGCGTGCCGGGCGTGGTCCTGCGCCTGGGACGCGGCTTCGCCGAGATCCGTGCCGAGGGCGAAGAGGTCTTCGCCGGCGCCGGCGCGCTCGACTTCAACATCGCCACCGCCGCCCGCATCGCCGGGACCGGCGGCCTGGAGTTCCTCTGCGGCGTGCCCGGCACCCTGGGCGGGGCGCTGCGCATGAACGCCGGCGCCTACGGCCGCGAGCTCAAGGACGTGCTGATCGAGGCCGAGGCCGTCGACGGCTACGGCAACCTGCACCGCCTGGCACCGGAGGACTTCGGCTTCCGCTACCGCGGCAGCGCGATCCCCGAGGACTGGATCTTCCTGTCCGCCCGCCTACGCGGCGAGGCCGACGATCCCAAGGTGATCGCCCGGCGCATGACCGAAATCCAGACCGCCCGCGCCGAAAGCCAGCCGGTCCGCACCCGCACCGGCGGCAGCACCTTCAAGAACCCCGAAGGCGCCAAGGCCTGGGAGCTGATCGACAACGCGGGCTGCCGCGGGCTCAAGCGCGGCGGCGCCATGGTCTCGGAGAAGCACTGCAACTTCCTGATCAACACCGGCAACGCCACCGCCGCCGACATCGAGGCGCTGGGCGAGGAGGTCCGCCGGCGGGTGCGGGACGACAGCGGGATCGAGCTGCAGTGGGAGATCCGCCGGATCGGGATCGCCGGGGACGGCGACCGGGGGGAGGCGGCATGA
- the murC gene encoding UDP-N-acetylmuramate--L-alanine ligase, with translation MNAIPFDIGTLHFVGIGGIGMSGIAEILHNLDYQVQGSDIAENPNVQRLRGLGIEIAIGHDAANLGSAQVVVVSSAIKPENPELQAAQARFIPVVQRAEMLGELMRLKWSVAVGGTHGKTTTTSMIAAVLDAGHFDPTVINGGIINAYGTNARLGAGDWMVVEADESDGSFVRLPATLAVVTNVDPEHLDFYGSVEALHDAFRSFLENIPFYGVAILCIDHPAVQSLIGQISDRRVVTYGLSPQADVRGVNLVNDRDGTIFDAVIADRKAGSSRTVSRLKLPMLGQHNAVNALAAVAVAQELKITDEVLREALGGFRGVKRRFTKTGEVDGITIIDDYGHHPVEISAVLKAARAATGDKVIAVVQPHRFSRLASLFEEFCGCFNDADHVLVAEVFAAGEEPIEGVDRDALVEGLRARGHRHAVPLSGPEQLAPKVSEIAGRGDFVVCLGAGNITAWANKLPEELEGLRRGGDNPKPAGAGL, from the coding sequence ATGAACGCGATTCCCTTCGACATCGGGACCCTGCACTTCGTCGGCATCGGCGGCATCGGCATGAGCGGGATCGCCGAAATCCTGCACAACCTCGACTACCAGGTACAGGGCAGCGACATCGCCGAGAACCCCAACGTCCAGCGCCTGCGCGGTCTGGGCATCGAGATCGCCATCGGCCACGACGCGGCCAACCTCGGCAGCGCCCAGGTGGTCGTGGTCTCATCGGCGATCAAGCCCGAGAACCCGGAGCTGCAGGCCGCCCAGGCCCGCTTTATTCCGGTGGTCCAGCGCGCCGAGATGCTGGGCGAGCTGATGCGCCTGAAGTGGTCGGTCGCGGTCGGCGGCACCCACGGCAAGACCACGACGACCTCGATGATCGCCGCGGTGCTGGACGCCGGCCACTTCGATCCCACGGTGATCAACGGCGGCATCATCAACGCCTACGGCACCAACGCCCGCCTTGGCGCCGGCGACTGGATGGTGGTCGAAGCCGACGAGAGCGACGGCTCCTTCGTACGCCTGCCGGCGACCCTGGCCGTCGTCACCAACGTCGACCCCGAGCACCTCGACTTCTACGGCAGCGTCGAGGCGCTGCACGACGCCTTCCGCAGCTTCCTGGAGAACATCCCTTTCTACGGGGTCGCGATCCTCTGCATCGATCACCCGGCGGTGCAGAGCCTGATCGGCCAGATCTCCGACCGCCGCGTTGTCACCTACGGCCTCAGCCCGCAAGCCGACGTGCGCGGCGTCAATCTCGTGAACGATCGCGACGGCACGATCTTCGACGCGGTCATCGCCGACCGCAAGGCCGGCAGCAGCCGGACCGTCAGCAGGCTCAAGTTGCCGATGCTCGGCCAGCACAACGCCGTCAACGCGCTGGCCGCGGTCGCCGTCGCCCAGGAGCTGAAGATCACCGACGAGGTCCTGCGTGAAGCGCTGGGCGGCTTCCGCGGGGTGAAGCGCCGCTTCACGAAGACCGGCGAGGTCGACGGCATCACCATCATCGACGACTACGGCCATCACCCGGTCGAGATCTCCGCGGTCCTGAAGGCCGCGCGGGCGGCGACCGGCGACAAGGTCATCGCCGTGGTCCAGCCGCACCGCTTTTCGCGGCTGGCCAGCCTGTTCGAGGAATTCTGCGGCTGCTTCAACGACGCCGACCACGTCCTCGTGGCCGAGGTCTTCGCCGCCGGAGAAGAGCCGATCGAGGGGGTCGACCGCGACGCCCTCGTCGAGGGCCTGCGCGCCCGCGGCCACCGCCACGCGGTGCCGCTGTCGGGGCCCGAGCAACTGGCCCCCAAGGTCAGCGAGATCGCCGGGAGGGGCGATTTCGTGGTCTGCCTGGGGGCCGGCAACATCACCGCCTGGGCGAACAAGCTGCCCGAGGAACTGGAAGGTCTTAGGAGGGGAGGCGACAACCCGAAACCTGCAGGAGCGGGGCTATGA
- the murG gene encoding undecaprenyldiphospho-muramoylpentapeptide beta-N-acetylglucosaminyltransferase — MTASHSSPTPGRIVALAAGGTGGHMFPAQALARELLSRGSKVALITDRRGSGFGADLPEVRTERINAGALAGGSIAKKLSSVGRLALGYLQARSRLRRLKADTVVGFGGYASVPTVMAGAHRGLRVVLHEQNAVLGRANRLLAPRAHTIASSFAEVRGLKDEDRNKVVFTGNPVRPAIAALGEAPYPRPEPEATLRLLVIGGSQGAEVFNTVVPAAVEALPEGLRRRLAISQQVRGPATDKVRGVYETAGVTANLAGFFEDMPERLRGAHMVIGRAGASTIAELAAAGRPAVLVPYPYAADDHQTANARAFAATGGGWVLPQAELTAGDLSELLARLLADPSALQDAAAAAYGFGRAGAAGRLADLVCGSGTNQDDPARREAAA, encoded by the coding sequence ATGACGGCGTCGCACAGCAGCCCGACGCCGGGCCGGATCGTCGCCCTGGCGGCCGGCGGCACCGGCGGCCACATGTTTCCGGCCCAGGCGCTGGCCCGCGAGCTGCTGAGCCGCGGCTCCAAGGTCGCGCTGATCACCGACCGCCGCGGCAGCGGCTTCGGCGCCGACCTGCCGGAGGTGCGCACCGAGCGGATCAATGCCGGCGCCCTGGCCGGCGGCAGCATCGCCAAGAAGCTGAGCAGCGTCGGCCGCCTGGCCCTCGGCTATCTCCAGGCGCGCAGCCGCCTGCGGCGCCTCAAGGCGGACACGGTGGTCGGCTTCGGCGGCTACGCGAGCGTGCCGACGGTGATGGCCGGCGCCCATCGCGGCCTGCGCGTGGTCTTGCACGAGCAGAACGCGGTGCTCGGCCGCGCCAACCGCCTGCTCGCCCCGCGCGCCCACACCATCGCGTCCTCCTTCGCCGAGGTCAGGGGTCTGAAGGACGAGGACCGGAACAAGGTGGTCTTCACCGGCAACCCGGTCCGCCCCGCCATCGCCGCCCTCGGCGAAGCGCCCTATCCACGGCCGGAGCCCGAGGCGACCCTGCGCCTGCTGGTGATCGGTGGCAGCCAGGGTGCCGAGGTCTTCAACACTGTGGTTCCGGCCGCGGTCGAGGCCCTGCCGGAAGGCCTGCGCCGGCGCCTGGCGATCAGCCAGCAGGTCCGCGGGCCGGCGACCGACAAGGTCCGCGGCGTCTACGAGACCGCCGGGGTCACCGCCAATCTCGCCGGCTTCTTCGAGGACATGCCCGAGCGCCTGCGCGGCGCCCACATGGTGATCGGCCGGGCCGGCGCCTCGACCATCGCCGAGCTGGCCGCGGCCGGCCGGCCGGCGGTGCTGGTCCCCTACCCCTACGCGGCCGACGACCATCAGACCGCCAATGCCCGGGCCTTCGCCGCGACCGGCGGCGGCTGGGTCCTGCCGCAGGCCGAGCTGACCGCCGGCGACCTCTCGGAGCTGCTCGCCCGCCTTCTGGCCGACCCCTCCGCGCTCCAGGACGCGGCCGCGGCGGCCTACGGCTTCGGCCGGGCCGGGGCCGCCGGGCGCCTGGCCGACCTGGTCTGCGGCAGCGGCACCAATCAGGACGACCCCGCCAGAAGGGAGGCCGCGGCATGA
- a CDS encoding putative peptidoglycan glycosyltransferase FtsW has translation MSSFTRADTSLLGRWWWTIDRWTLFAIGGLMALGIVLMLSASPAAGGRIGLGGFDLAQRQVVFLPIAAALLLSTSLLSARAVRRLAVFGLLAGAVLLVLTLFVGTEIKGASRWLNLYGFSIQPSEFVKPCLAVATAWMFAEAKLDPRFPGNPIAIGLYGLVTSLLLLQPDVGQAFLVLATFGAQLFLIGLPMVWVAGFCLLGVAGLAAAYVLLPHVTVRIDSFLDPNSGDHYQVDRSIEAFMNGGLFGRGPGEGTIKAQLPDVHADFIFAVAGEEFGALVCLGIVALFAFVVLRSLSRLLAERSLFVLLAATGLLVQFGLQALINMGSTLRLMPTKGMTLPFISYGGSSLLALALGMGMLLALTRRRFSPEEGS, from the coding sequence ATGAGCAGCTTCACCCGGGCCGATACCTCCCTGCTGGGCCGCTGGTGGTGGACCATCGACCGCTGGACGCTCTTCGCGATCGGCGGGCTGATGGCCCTGGGCATCGTCCTGATGCTCTCCGCCTCGCCGGCGGCCGGCGGCCGGATCGGCCTCGGCGGCTTCGACCTGGCACAGCGCCAGGTGGTCTTCCTGCCGATCGCCGCCGCCCTGCTGCTGAGCACCTCGCTGCTCTCGGCGCGGGCCGTGCGCCGCCTCGCGGTCTTCGGCCTGCTGGCCGGCGCGGTCCTGCTGGTGCTGACCCTCTTCGTCGGCACCGAGATCAAGGGCGCCTCGCGCTGGCTCAACCTCTACGGCTTTTCGATCCAGCCCTCGGAGTTCGTGAAGCCCTGCCTGGCGGTCGCCACGGCCTGGATGTTCGCCGAGGCCAAGCTGGACCCGCGCTTTCCCGGCAACCCCATCGCCATCGGGCTCTACGGCTTGGTCACCAGCCTCCTGCTGCTGCAGCCCGACGTCGGCCAGGCCTTCCTGGTGCTGGCCACCTTCGGCGCCCAGCTCTTCCTGATCGGCCTGCCGATGGTCTGGGTCGCCGGCTTCTGTCTGCTCGGCGTTGCCGGCCTGGCCGCCGCCTACGTCCTGCTGCCCCACGTGACGGTGCGCATCGATTCCTTCCTCGACCCGAACAGCGGCGACCACTATCAGGTCGACCGCTCGATCGAGGCCTTCATGAACGGCGGCCTCTTCGGCCGCGGCCCCGGCGAAGGGACGATCAAGGCTCAGCTGCCCGACGTTCACGCCGACTTCATCTTTGCCGTCGCCGGCGAGGAGTTCGGCGCCCTGGTCTGCCTGGGCATCGTCGCGCTCTTTGCCTTCGTCGTGCTCCGCAGCCTCTCGAGGCTGCTGGCCGAACGCTCGCTCTTCGTGCTGCTGGCCGCCACCGGCCTGCTGGTGCAGTTCGGCCTGCAGGCGCTGATCAACATGGGCTCGACCCTCCGCCTGATGCCGACCAAGGGCATGACCCTGCCCTTCATCAGCTACGGCGGCTCCTCGCTCCTGGCCCTGGCCCTCGGCATGGGCATGCTGCTGGCGCTGACCCGGCGCCGCTTCAGCCCGGAGGAAGGGTCATGA